In Pseudomonas sp. LRP2-20, the genomic window TGCGCCGCAGTTGCAGGTCAGCGGCGTGGAGTTTGCCGGCGTGCGGCTGCTGCAGTTGCACTACGACGCGCCGGTGGAAGTCAGCCTGGAGGGCACAGGCGCGCAGTACCTGTTCCGCACCACCCTGCAGGGGCAGTGCGAAGTCAGCCACGGCCGCGAGCATGCGGCCGTGCTGCCCCTGCAGCAATTGCTGGGACGCAGCCTGAGGCAGCCGCTGGCGTTCGACGTGCCACTGGCGGCCGACCACCCAGGTGTCCATGCGCTGGGCCTGACACTGGATTACCTGTGCCGGCTGTTCGCCCTGCAACTGAGCCTGGCGCCGTTGCGCCAGGGTCTGGTGGATCACCTGGTGCAACTGCTGCTGACCCAGTTGCCACACAACTATTCCGTTGCGCTGCTGCAACCGACAGGTGCCCCGTTGCCCAGCCATGTGCGCCGGGCCCGCGAGCACATCGAGGCAAACCTGGACCAGCCGCTGGCGCTGGCCACCCTGTGTGCGCTCAGTGGCGTTTCGGTACGCACGCTACAGAATGGCTTTCGCCAGTTCCTCGGGCAGACGCCGGTCGAGTACATCCGCGACCGGCGCCTGCAGGCGGTGCACACGGCATTGCAGCGAGGCGAGGGGAGCGTGACCGAGGTACTGCTGCATTTCGGCATCAACAGCCCCGCGCATTTCACCCAGCAGTACCGGCAGCGCTTCGGTTGCCTGCCCTCCGCCACGCTCAGGGGCTGAAAGCTGCGCAATCGGTAGCCTGCCTGCGCGATCCGCAGCGCCGGCCAAACGCGTGATGGCTAGCATCGGCCTACCTTACCCACGCGGAGTTCCACCCATGCAAATCACTGTTCTTGGCGGCGGCCACGGCTGCTATGCAGCGGCTGTCGAGATGGCCGAGCGCGGCCATGCCACCCGCTTGTGGCGGCGCGACGCTGCGGCCCTGCAGGCACTGCAGGCGATTGGCAGCGTCAGCGTGCGCGATTACCGCGGCACCCGCCAGCTGGCCCTTGGCGACAACCTGCAACTGGTCACCGACCTGGCAGCAGCACTGCAGGGCGCGGACCTGGTGATCATCCCCTTGCCGGCAACCAGTCACGCAGCCCTGGCTGCTGAAGTCGCGCCGCTGCTCAGTGCCGGCCAGGTGGTGTTCCTGCCGCCAGGCACCTTCGGCAGCTACCTGTTTGCCAAGGCCATGCGCGACTGTGGCAACCCTGCCGAGGTGGCCTTCGCCGAAACCGGGACCTTGCCGTACCTGGTGCGCAAGCACGGCGCCGACCAGCTGGTGATCAGTGCCTACGCCACGCGCCTGCCGACTGGCGTGCTGCCCAGCCGCCTGTCGGCGCATGCCTTCAGCGTGCTGCGCGAGGCCTATCCCAGCGTCGAGCCGATCGAAGATGCCCTGAGTGGTGCCTTGATGAACGCCGGGCCGGTCATTCACCCGCCGCTGATCCTGATGAATGCCGGGCCGCTGGAGCATTTCGCGTCGTGGGACATCCACAACGAAGGCACCCAGCCTTCGATCCGCCGAGTGACCAATGCACTGGACGCCGAACGCATGCGCGTGCGCGAGGCGCTGGGCTACCCGGCACCGCACTTCCCCTTGGCCGACCACTACAACTCTGACCAAGGCGATGAGTGGATGTACGGCCGTGGTGCCCATGGCAAGCTCACCGACAGCGGTGACTGGCGCGAGAAGATCGACCTGCAGCAGCACCGCTACATGCTCGAAGACACCCGCCTGGGGCTGTCGCTGCTGGTCTCGGTCGGGCGCTGGGCCGGCGTGCCGACGCCGGTGGCTCAGGGCTTGCTGGCCTTGGCCTCGGCGGTGACCGGGCGTGACCTGTATGGCGAAGGCCGCACCCTGGAAAACCTCGGCCTGGCCGAGCTCGACCGTGAACAGATGGCGGCCTTGCTGCGTAACGGTGTTGCGCCATGAACGGGCCATTACAGCGCATCGCCGTGGTCGGTGCCGGGCGGATGGGCGAGGGCATCGTCCTGGCCTTCGCCCAGGCCGGCGTCCATGTCAGCCTGATCGACCTGAAGGCGCGGCAGGCGCAAGCCCAGGCCAGCTACTTTGAGGCGCTCAGGCGTAATCTTGCCGTCGAGGCGCAGAGCCTGGTGGCCCTCGAGATGATCGGCGCGCAGCAGGCCGAGCGATTGTTGTCGCGGGTTCAACTGCTGACACTGGAGGAGGGCGGCCAGGCGCTGCAAGGTTGCCGGCTGGTGTTCGAAGCGGTGCCCGAAGTGCTCGAAGCCAAGCGCGAGACCTTTGCCTGGATCGACCGGCATGTGGCCGCGGACGCGATCATCGCCTCGACCACCTCGACCTTCCTGGTCACCGAGCTGGCCGCCATGGTCAGCGCGCCTGGGCGCATGGTCAACG contains:
- a CDS encoding helix-turn-helix transcriptional regulator; this encodes MLADIQLLERFPLFHSQDVAQMQVQLARYLCPHRLRVLDDVAPQLQVSGVEFAGVRLLQLHYDAPVEVSLEGTGAQYLFRTTLQGQCEVSHGREHAAVLPLQQLLGRSLRQPLAFDVPLAADHPGVHALGLTLDYLCRLFALQLSLAPLRQGLVDHLVQLLLTQLPHNYSVALLQPTGAPLPSHVRRAREHIEANLDQPLALATLCALSGVSVRTLQNGFRQFLGQTPVEYIRDRRLQAVHTALQRGEGSVTEVLLHFGINSPAHFTQQYRQRFGCLPSATLRG
- a CDS encoding NAD/NADP-dependent octopine/nopaline dehydrogenase family protein, producing MQITVLGGGHGCYAAAVEMAERGHATRLWRRDAAALQALQAIGSVSVRDYRGTRQLALGDNLQLVTDLAAALQGADLVIIPLPATSHAALAAEVAPLLSAGQVVFLPPGTFGSYLFAKAMRDCGNPAEVAFAETGTLPYLVRKHGADQLVISAYATRLPTGVLPSRLSAHAFSVLREAYPSVEPIEDALSGALMNAGPVIHPPLILMNAGPLEHFASWDIHNEGTQPSIRRVTNALDAERMRVREALGYPAPHFPLADHYNSDQGDEWMYGRGAHGKLTDSGDWREKIDLQQHRYMLEDTRLGLSLLVSVGRWAGVPTPVAQGLLALASAVTGRDLYGEGRTLENLGLAELDREQMAALLRNGVAP